CGACGCGAAGGAAACAGGCGTCTCGTCAGCGCTGAACGGAAGCCGCGGATACAGATGTCCGTTCATCTCAGCGGCCCCTCCGTGCGCGCGATTTCTTCGCGACGCCCGGTTCATCTTTTTCCTCGGGCTCAAGTTCGATGCGAGACCAGTTCGGCACGAGGAAGACGTTCTTCTCTGGCGCACAGTTCTCCGTGCGCGCCCAGTATTCCGCGAAATGCTGGAGATCGAGCCGATTGTGGCCCTCAAGCAGCGCCTCCTTGATCGCCATGATCGTCGTATCGATACAGCGCCCGAAGCGATAGCGGCTCGCATGCATCAGGCGCCCGACAAGATCGGCGGCTTCGGGAGGTTCGATGCCGGCCCGCGCGCAGAGGGTCTCGACGATGCTGCGAAACAGAAGTCCATCGGTCGCCTGGGTGACCGGAGGGAACTCGAGCTTGGAGAAGCGGCGCGTGATCTGGGCGTCGAACGCGACGATCTCCCAAAGTGCCGCGATGCCGGACAGCACCACGATGACGGGATGCTTGCCCTGCATCAGGCTCTTCAACGTATTGAGGATATCCTGGATCTCGGTGCGGTTCTCGCTGCGAAACAGGTGATTGGCCTCGTCGATCCAGACAACCGCCGTGCCGCGATTGGCGAGTTGCCGACGCACCGTGGCCCAGATATCCCACGATGTTGCCCGCGACATCTTGCCGGGATAGCCAAGCACCTCGAGGACTTCCTGGCCCAAACTCTTCAGGGTGGCAGGCGACGGGACCGTCACCTTGAGAAAACTCGGCACCTCCTCTTCTCCCGCCGCCTGGAGAGCCGGGAGCTTCTCGAGCGCCCGCTCGATGATCGTTGTCTTGCCGCCGCCCGATCCATCGACCACGATGATGCCTCGGGTTTCCTTGCCCCTGGCGAAGCGAATGGGTTCGGCAAGGAGATTGCCCTGCTCGTCTTTCCGGAGCACGTGATCGAGATGGGTTTTGACGGCGCCGTCCCGGACATCTGTCCGGACGTACAGGGCCTTCAGGTCGTCGACGATCTCGTCGACCATGAAGGCATGGTTG
This genomic window from Rhodovulum sp. ES.010 contains:
- a CDS encoding TniB family NTP-binding protein, whose product is MIHEPNHAFMVDEIVDDLKALYVRTDVRDGAVKTHLDHVLRKDEQGNLLAEPIRFARGKETRGIIVVDGSGGGKTTIIERALEKLPALQAAGEEEVPSFLKVTVPSPATLKSLGQEVLEVLGYPGKMSRATSWDIWATVRRQLANRGTAVVWIDEANHLFRSENRTEIQDILNTLKSLMQGKHPVIVVLSGIAALWEIVAFDAQITRRFSKLEFPPVTQATDGLLFRSIVETLCARAGIEPPEAADLVGRLMHASRYRFGRCIDTTIMAIKEALLEGHNRLDLQHFAEYWARTENCAPEKNVFLVPNWSRIELEPEEKDEPGVAKKSRARRGR